The Cohnella abietis genome has a segment encoding these proteins:
- a CDS encoding metal ABC transporter substrate-binding protein — protein MFTIKGKKMSIIKKLLLIALSACVLIVATGCGKNDQMAQVEGKINVLTSFYPLYYFAKEIGGDRANVVNLVAAGVEPHEWTPKSRDLDAVSKAQIFLYNGAGLEGWVKGFLNGLGSDSKVLTVEASHGIKLISGNPEKDSEEDSGEDHTADEQHSHSDGDVDPHTWVSPRSAMVMAANIRDAFVKTDPEHKAEYETRYESIKDRLGQLDAKFTVQLSVYKRRDIVVSHQAFGYLCRDYNLNQIAIMGLSPDAEPRAQDLLNIARFVKENDIPYIFFEELVSEQLAQTLAREAKVDTLVLNPLEGLTPEQDKAGENYITLMEKNLQNLQKALQ, from the coding sequence ATGTTTACGATTAAGGGGAAAAAGATGAGTATCATAAAGAAATTACTTTTAATAGCATTAAGTGCATGTGTGCTAATTGTAGCGACGGGCTGCGGGAAGAATGACCAAATGGCGCAGGTGGAAGGGAAAATTAATGTTTTGACGAGCTTTTATCCTTTGTACTATTTTGCAAAAGAAATAGGTGGAGATAGAGCGAATGTAGTCAATCTAGTAGCTGCCGGTGTGGAGCCTCATGAATGGACGCCGAAAAGCCGAGATTTGGATGCTGTCTCCAAGGCACAAATATTTCTATACAATGGCGCGGGTTTAGAGGGATGGGTAAAAGGTTTTCTAAATGGTTTAGGCTCCGACAGTAAGGTGTTGACGGTAGAAGCGAGTCATGGGATCAAGCTGATTTCAGGTAATCCTGAGAAAGATTCGGAGGAAGATTCCGGAGAAGATCATACTGCAGATGAACAGCACAGTCATTCTGATGGTGACGTTGATCCCCATACTTGGGTTAGCCCCCGATCGGCGATGGTAATGGCTGCTAACATTCGTGATGCTTTTGTAAAAACAGATCCTGAGCATAAAGCAGAGTATGAGACGCGGTATGAGAGTATTAAAGATAGGCTTGGACAGCTAGACGCTAAATTCACGGTGCAATTATCTGTATATAAGAGACGGGATATTGTTGTATCGCATCAAGCATTCGGTTATTTGTGCCGGGACTATAATTTGAATCAGATTGCTATTATGGGCCTCTCGCCAGATGCAGAGCCGAGAGCGCAGGACTTGCTGAATATTGCACGTTTCGTTAAGGAAAACGACATTCCTTATATTTTTTTCGAGGAGCTCGTTTCTGAGCAACTGGCTCAAACGCTAGCCAGAGAGGCTAAAGTAGATACATTAGTGCTCAATCCATTGGAAGGTTTAACCCCCGAGCAGGACAAGGCTGGAGAAAACTATATCACTTTGATGGAAAAAAACCTGCAAAACTTGCAGAAGGCTTTACAGTGA
- the yidD gene encoding membrane protein insertion efficiency factor YidD, whose protein sequence is MRIARRTLQAPIRFYRKFISPLTPPSCRFLPTCSEYALEAIEVHGAVKGSYLAVRRIGKCHPFHRGGYDPVPPPKAEK, encoded by the coding sequence ATGCGAATCGCTCGCCGAACGTTACAAGCGCCGATCCGTTTTTATCGGAAATTCATATCACCGTTAACACCGCCGTCCTGTCGTTTTCTACCCACTTGCTCGGAATATGCGCTTGAGGCAATCGAGGTCCATGGGGCAGTGAAGGGCTCATACTTGGCGGTTAGAAGAATTGGCAAATGTCATCCTTTTCATCGTGGAGGATACGATCCCGTTCCCCCTCCGAAGGCTGAGAAATGA
- a CDS encoding patatin-like phospholipase family protein, with translation MQTTSVNAVFEGGGVKGISLTGAVRAAELCGIDFHQVAGTSSGSIVAALLAAGYTALEMKEAIESMPFRRLLKRNPIFNTKFIGPAVRLFLCKGLYSGDALEQWVEDLLKAKQVKNFGDLPPGKLRIIASDITNGRLLVLPQDISQYGISPQQLSIARAVRMSTSIPYFFDPVIFKQPLKERKKNVVKTKFSYVVDGGLLSNFPLWLFEDDVLAGEPVPIIGFQMVGRSEAHPHQIIGPISMFQAMFDTMLSAHDERYIEKHNIIRTIKIPALGVSSTEFNLTHQKSAELYASGLSAGEKFFQSWNRKQGNVKITIANNTKAKENE, from the coding sequence ATGCAGACGACATCTGTGAATGCTGTGTTCGAGGGTGGAGGAGTTAAAGGAATCTCGCTTACGGGTGCGGTACGGGCGGCTGAGCTATGCGGAATCGACTTCCATCAGGTTGCCGGAACGTCCTCGGGAAGTATCGTTGCCGCACTTCTAGCAGCCGGGTATACAGCTTTGGAGATGAAGGAAGCTATTGAGAGTATGCCTTTTCGGCGCTTGTTGAAAAGAAACCCTATTTTTAATACGAAATTCATCGGTCCAGCCGTTCGTTTGTTTTTGTGTAAGGGTTTATATTCAGGTGATGCCCTAGAGCAATGGGTGGAAGATTTGCTGAAAGCAAAGCAAGTCAAAAACTTCGGGGATTTGCCGCCTGGGAAGCTTAGGATTATTGCCTCAGATATTACGAACGGAAGGCTGCTTGTATTGCCTCAGGATATATCTCAATATGGGATATCGCCCCAGCAATTATCGATTGCAAGAGCCGTTCGCATGAGCACGAGTATTCCTTACTTTTTCGATCCCGTTATTTTCAAACAGCCGCTTAAAGAGCGCAAGAAAAACGTGGTGAAAACGAAGTTTTCCTATGTTGTAGATGGAGGGTTATTAAGTAATTTCCCACTGTGGCTGTTCGAGGACGATGTGCTTGCCGGAGAGCCTGTTCCTATTATTGGATTTCAGATGGTTGGACGGTCGGAAGCTCACCCTCATCAGATAATAGGGCCAATATCTATGTTTCAGGCGATGTTCGACACCATGCTCAGCGCGCACGATGAGCGATATATTGAGAAGCATAATATCATTCGTACGATTAAGATCCCAGCTCTTGGAGTGAGTAGCACGGAGTTTAATTTAACTCATCAGAAGAGTGCTGAGCTGTACGCATCGGGACTTTCAGCAGGGGAAAAGTTTTTTCAAAGCTGGAACCGAAAGCAGGGAAATGTAAAGATAACGATTGCCAACAACACCAAAGCCAAAGAAAATGAATGA
- the splB gene encoding spore photoproduct lyase produces MTTIIQKTSPRATSLFVPELVYFEPAALDYPKGQRILEWVKERNVPYQMTTSHNRITNLPGDTELEQYKISKRTLVVGIRKTLKFDTSKPSAEYAMPLATGCMGHCHYCYLQTTLGAKPYIRVYVNIDDILDAARKYIDERSPEITRFEAACTSDPIGLEHLTGSLADAITFMADQPLGRLRFVTKFHHVDSLLPLRHNGNTRIRFSVNADYVIKNFEPATSRFHERIEAAGKIGRAGYPLGFIIAPIIWYDGWQEGYGELLKKLAAELPAEATRDLTFELIQHRFTKTAKTIIEKRYPKSKLEMEEEKRKKKWGRWGQHKYVYPDEQAEALREFITERIFTHFPESRIEYFT; encoded by the coding sequence ATGACTACAATTATTCAAAAAACTTCTCCCCGTGCAACTTCTTTGTTCGTACCAGAGCTTGTATACTTTGAGCCCGCAGCTTTAGATTACCCTAAGGGACAGCGTATCCTTGAGTGGGTTAAGGAACGAAATGTTCCTTACCAGATGACGACATCACATAACCGAATTACGAATCTTCCAGGTGACACCGAGCTTGAGCAGTACAAAATCTCCAAACGAACTCTCGTCGTAGGCATTCGCAAAACATTGAAGTTCGACACGTCCAAGCCTTCCGCTGAATATGCGATGCCGCTTGCAACAGGCTGCATGGGTCACTGCCATTATTGCTATCTCCAAACTACGTTAGGGGCTAAGCCCTATATCCGAGTTTATGTAAATATCGATGATATTCTAGATGCAGCACGCAAATATATTGACGAGCGTTCTCCGGAAATCACACGTTTTGAAGCTGCATGCACATCAGATCCAATCGGTCTTGAGCACCTCACAGGCTCCTTGGCCGATGCAATTACATTTATGGCGGATCAGCCTCTTGGCAGGCTTCGTTTTGTAACCAAGTTCCACCATGTCGATTCCCTTCTTCCTCTTCGCCATAATGGAAATACACGAATTCGGTTCAGCGTTAATGCAGATTATGTAATCAAAAATTTCGAACCGGCGACATCACGATTTCACGAACGAATAGAAGCAGCTGGGAAAATAGGACGAGCCGGCTATCCCCTAGGCTTTATTATAGCTCCAATCATTTGGTATGACGGCTGGCAGGAGGGCTATGGTGAGCTTCTGAAAAAGCTAGCTGCCGAGCTACCCGCTGAGGCTACTCGAGACTTAACATTTGAATTAATTCAGCATAGGTTCACGAAAACCGCGAAAACCATTATCGAGAAGAGATACCCGAAGTCAAAGCTGGAAATGGAAGAAGAAAAACGAAAGAAAAAGTGGGGCCGCTGGGGGCAGCATAAATATGTATACCCCGATGAGCAAGCAGAAGCGCTCCGAGAGTTCATCACAGAGCGCATCTTTACCCATTTTCCAGAATCAAGGATAGAATATTTCACATAA
- a CDS encoding metal ABC transporter permease: MDILTAEFFQRALIGGALIAITGPLMGLFLVLRRLAMIGDTLAHVSIAGVALGFVINVYPIAVGLVFAILASFAIEVLRRTYRTYAELSIAIIMSGGIALASLLFTMGKSFKYNVNSYLFGSIYTLDQTDVAVIAGVTVIVLAMVLIHKKELFLLTFDEEAAAVSGLPVRYFNIMLSILTALVISVSIKIVGALLVSSLLTIPAACSLVLSRSFKQSIILVVIIGEVAVLAGLCMAGVWNLAPGGTIVLLLICILIVSILMTKIRRA; this comes from the coding sequence TTGGATATTTTAACGGCAGAGTTTTTCCAGAGGGCATTGATCGGGGGAGCTCTCATTGCAATAACAGGTCCTTTAATGGGACTTTTTCTAGTACTTAGAAGGCTTGCTATGATTGGTGATACTCTTGCCCACGTTAGCATTGCAGGAGTTGCGCTAGGCTTTGTTATTAATGTGTACCCGATAGCGGTCGGACTTGTATTCGCCATTCTAGCGTCCTTCGCAATCGAAGTATTACGTCGAACCTATCGTACTTACGCTGAGCTTTCAATCGCAATTATTATGTCTGGCGGTATTGCTTTAGCTTCGTTACTGTTTACGATGGGCAAAAGCTTCAAATACAACGTAAACTCATATTTATTCGGAAGCATCTACACACTGGATCAAACAGATGTAGCTGTAATTGCAGGAGTAACTGTCATCGTATTAGCAATGGTGCTTATACATAAGAAAGAGCTTTTCCTACTTACGTTTGATGAAGAAGCGGCAGCAGTTAGCGGTTTGCCTGTTAGATATTTTAATATTATGCTTAGTATTCTAACGGCGCTAGTCATTAGTGTATCTATCAAAATTGTAGGAGCCTTGCTTGTTTCCTCCTTGCTTACTATCCCGGCCGCATGCAGCCTGGTGCTTTCACGAAGCTTCAAGCAATCCATTATCCTTGTCGTTATTATCGGGGAAGTGGCTGTGCTTGCTGGCTTATGCATGGCAGGAGTTTGGAATTTAGCACCTGGTGGTACGATTGTATTATTGTTAATCTGCATCCTAATTGTATCCATCCTAATGACGAAAATTAGGCGGGCATAG
- a CDS encoding spore germination protein GerPE, whose product MSLTCRRTTLRCLFVNTVSTSGIVQLGDTCEVSLTSKALAVQRAIPDFQNDEFRFASYSIFTRPKLTLQPCNSVAFNSECPLSNIHVGEVRTLGVSASSILRVGCGGPLQAISRIKHIRQYNDPKTWTVAEK is encoded by the coding sequence ATGAGCCTTACATGCAGAAGAACGACATTGCGATGCCTATTCGTCAATACGGTTAGTACCTCTGGTATTGTTCAGCTTGGTGACACCTGTGAAGTATCTCTAACCTCAAAAGCATTAGCCGTACAAAGAGCCATACCTGATTTTCAAAATGATGAATTCCGCTTCGCTTCTTATTCGATCTTCACTCGACCTAAATTAACTTTGCAGCCCTGTAACTCGGTAGCTTTTAATAGCGAATGCCCACTTTCGAATATCCATGTTGGAGAAGTTAGGACGCTTGGTGTGTCCGCCTCCTCCATTCTTCGTGTAGGCTGCGGAGGTCCACTGCAAGCCATATCAAGAATAAAACACATTCGACAATATAATGATCCAAAAACCTGGACAGTAGCTGAAAAATAA
- a CDS encoding spore gernimation protein GerPD: MSNQINLNVTNGPVNVGSICLLGVSSSSALLLGDTESLTLYSYFDTPPESVIVGPIAPLPAPPEDDIE, from the coding sequence ATGAGCAACCAGATTAATCTAAATGTTACCAACGGGCCCGTTAACGTAGGCTCCATTTGCCTTCTTGGAGTATCCAGCTCATCCGCCCTTCTACTGGGTGATACGGAGTCATTGACGCTATACTCCTATTTTGATACGCCGCCAGAATCTGTCATCGTTGGTCCGATAGCTCCACTACCTGCACCTCCAGAGGACGACATAGAATGA
- a CDS encoding spore germination protein GerPB, whose translation MNWTIHQTITIGQLRVDGVTNSSVLQIGSAGSIQSLSQLGNTGGFTGPAPQINELSEANSALSLVPLPNPR comes from the coding sequence ATGAATTGGACCATTCATCAAACAATAACAATAGGTCAGCTTCGGGTAGATGGCGTAACCAACTCCTCCGTCCTACAAATCGGCAGCGCAGGCAGCATTCAGTCTTTATCACAGCTTGGCAATACCGGCGGCTTCACAGGGCCAGCCCCCCAGATTAACGAGCTGTCAGAGGCTAATTCGGCATTGTCACTTGTACCGCTTCCAAATCCTAGATGA
- the gerPC gene encoding spore germination protein GerPC: MQQQPYIWNGVYQTPAPNVPDWAGWAQRLYQSEQKLQQMAEQLANLQKQLDEKNKQPLHIEYHFDQLKVTRLEGTLNVGLSPQGINGIESFEAPDPTCWKVNSDPIDENEVLVGGLQNDISTYMSTSSKNDLIDLETQSGVSLDDNHRQTVVDDVKRQVNDRVRYYAKTTPYPSSGSTEDQMKWQNSIKEKTKRDIKNAFSNYLSKQQQSQKEGPTTA, from the coding sequence ATGCAACAGCAGCCTTATATTTGGAATGGTGTCTATCAAACTCCTGCCCCCAACGTCCCTGATTGGGCAGGATGGGCTCAGCGACTCTACCAATCGGAGCAAAAGCTCCAGCAAATGGCAGAGCAGCTTGCAAACCTACAAAAACAACTGGACGAAAAAAATAAACAACCTCTTCATATTGAATATCATTTTGACCAGTTAAAGGTTACTCGTTTGGAAGGCACCTTGAACGTAGGATTATCTCCTCAAGGCATTAATGGAATTGAGTCCTTCGAAGCACCAGACCCTACTTGCTGGAAAGTTAATTCTGATCCAATAGACGAAAATGAAGTTCTTGTAGGTGGTCTACAAAATGATATTTCCACTTACATGAGCACGAGCTCTAAGAACGACCTTATCGATTTGGAAACACAATCCGGAGTATCTCTTGATGACAACCATCGCCAAACTGTCGTAGATGATGTTAAGAGGCAAGTAAATGACCGCGTACGTTATTATGCCAAAACAACCCCGTACCCCTCCAGCGGCTCCACTGAAGACCAAATGAAGTGGCAAAATTCAATTAAGGAAAAGACAAAAAGAGATATTAAGAATGCGTTCTCCAATTATTTAAGTAAACAGCAGCAATCACAGAAGGAAGGTCCAACAACAGCATGA
- the mntR gene encoding transcriptional regulator MntR: MPTPSMEDYLERIYRLIDEKGYARVSDIAEGLEVHPSSVTKMIQKLDKDNYLIYEKYRGLVLTNKGKKMGKRLVDRHLLLESFLTMIGVQEDKIYGDVEGIEHHLSWDSITCIETLVEYFNRDPSRREELMKVRSDLDNE; this comes from the coding sequence TTGCCAACCCCAAGTATGGAAGATTATTTGGAACGAATCTATCGGTTGATTGACGAGAAGGGCTATGCCCGGGTCTCTGATATTGCCGAAGGGCTGGAAGTGCATCCCTCATCGGTTACTAAGATGATTCAGAAGCTGGATAAGGACAATTATTTAATTTATGAAAAATATCGTGGACTTGTCTTAACGAACAAGGGGAAGAAGATGGGCAAACGGCTCGTAGACCGTCATCTTCTGCTCGAATCCTTCTTAACCATGATTGGGGTTCAGGAAGACAAGATTTATGGGGATGTGGAAGGCATAGAGCATCATCTAAGCTGGGATTCCATAACCTGTATCGAAACGCTTGTAGAGTACTTCAACCGCGACCCATCTCGGCGTGAAGAACTAATGAAGGTACGCTCCGACCTAGACAATGAGTAA
- a CDS encoding Fur family transcriptional regulator, with the protein MGTTEDIMQRMSRKGLRITEQRRTMVKLFDSASGFLTPKEVYEHMQRVYPGLSFDTVYRNLRLLLDMDVVEQVMFEDGVKFKLSCEELHHHHHMICLQCEKTLPIHFCPMSETDVPGDFKVVKHKFEVFGYCGDCKDASTIAASSQGV; encoded by the coding sequence TTGGGAACGACTGAAGATATTATGCAGCGAATGTCGCGGAAAGGGCTCAGGATTACGGAGCAGCGACGGACAATGGTCAAATTGTTTGACAGTGCTTCTGGCTTCCTGACACCCAAGGAAGTGTATGAGCATATGCAGAGGGTATATCCGGGATTAAGCTTCGATACGGTTTATCGCAATCTTCGCTTATTGCTTGATATGGATGTCGTCGAGCAGGTGATGTTCGAGGATGGCGTGAAGTTTAAGCTAAGCTGTGAGGAGCTTCATCACCATCATCATATGATTTGCTTGCAATGTGAGAAAACGTTGCCGATTCACTTCTGCCCGATGTCGGAAACCGATGTTCCGGGTGATTTCAAGGTTGTTAAGCATAAATTTGAAGTGTTCGGCTATTGCGGAGATTGCAAGGATGCCTCAACGATAGCTGCGTCCTCACAGGGTGTCTAA
- a CDS encoding metal ABC transporter ATP-binding protein, translating into MNGNEILQQPSCHQEIIRLDNVSFAHDSQVILSDVSFRIMERDFVGLIGSNGAGKTTLLRMIVGLTRPQKGSISLFGETAGQFKDWNKIGYVPQKNHFNPLFPATVREVVLSGLYGRKKLFRRISKEDISRCEDALGALKIQDLRDKKIGALSGGQQQRVFLARALINNPKLLILDEPLSGIDVETQQSFFHLIKHMHQRHNITFLMVSHDLDMVRSYLGQEPKETCGKLSFYVRHSHDLDDCDGTDLLHSLRKEG; encoded by the coding sequence ATGAACGGAAATGAAATATTGCAGCAACCAAGCTGTCATCAAGAAATTATTAGATTGGACAACGTTTCCTTTGCCCACGATTCTCAGGTTATTCTTTCGGATGTGTCCTTTAGAATTATGGAGAGAGATTTCGTTGGGTTAATCGGCTCCAATGGGGCAGGGAAAACGACATTGCTGCGAATGATTGTCGGCTTAACCCGTCCACAGAAGGGCTCTATCTCCTTGTTCGGCGAGACTGCTGGGCAATTCAAGGATTGGAATAAGATCGGATATGTACCGCAAAAAAACCACTTCAATCCGTTGTTTCCAGCAACAGTGAGGGAAGTTGTTTTATCGGGATTATATGGTCGCAAAAAGCTATTCAGAAGGATTTCCAAAGAGGATATTAGTCGTTGTGAGGACGCATTAGGCGCGCTTAAAATACAGGATCTTCGAGACAAAAAAATCGGTGCCTTATCAGGCGGTCAGCAGCAACGGGTGTTCCTAGCACGCGCGTTAATCAACAATCCGAAGCTGCTGATTCTGGATGAACCTCTATCCGGTATTGATGTCGAGACACAGCAGAGCTTTTTCCACTTAATCAAGCATATGCATCAACGTCATAATATTACGTTCCTAATGGTTTCCCATGACTTGGATATGGTACGCTCCTACTTGGGTCAAGAGCCTAAAGAAACATGCGGCAAGCTTTCCTTCTACGTTCGTCATTCTCATGACTTGGATGACTGCGATGGTACGGATTTGCTGCATTCCCTGCGGAAAGAAGGTTAA
- a CDS encoding spore germination protein: MPCIIGNVKILSVGGSGVVQFGDAIQISPASNSKTYAGSGSFITGDLSRSNNAVSATNTNDEDVQDSSDNNIGNQGVV, translated from the coding sequence ATGCCATGCATTATTGGCAATGTTAAAATCCTTAGCGTTGGCGGTAGCGGCGTCGTTCAATTCGGGGACGCGATTCAAATCTCTCCAGCGAGCAATTCCAAAACATATGCCGGTTCTGGTTCCTTCATAACGGGAGATCTATCCCGGAGTAACAACGCAGTCAGCGCAACGAACACGAATGACGAGGATGTACAAGATTCATCAGACAATAATATAGGCAATCAGGGGGTTGTTTAA
- a CDS encoding cytochrome c biogenesis CcdA family protein — translation MADVNIGIAFAAGLASFISPCCLPLYPAYLSYITGVSVNQIKTDTSKSMRFKTMSHTFFFILGFSAVFFALGYGSNVFADVFRDYQDTIRKISAIFIVLMGLFLMGIFQPQILMKDRKLNMKWKPAGYLGSFVFGIGFSAGWSPCIGPILGSILLLAASNQGTWAGLTVAYSLGFAVPFFILAFFLGTARWILKYSNIMMKIGGVMMILMGILLFTDRMTSITIWLQGITPAWLG, via the coding sequence ATGGCAGATGTTAACATAGGAATCGCTTTTGCAGCGGGACTAGCTTCATTTATTTCTCCCTGCTGTTTGCCTTTATATCCAGCCTATCTATCCTATATTACAGGCGTTTCTGTCAATCAAATCAAGACGGACACGAGCAAAAGTATGCGGTTTAAGACAATGAGCCATACTTTCTTTTTTATTCTTGGCTTCTCAGCTGTTTTCTTTGCACTTGGTTATGGTTCTAACGTCTTCGCGGACGTGTTCCGTGATTATCAAGATACGATTCGTAAAATATCTGCGATATTCATCGTCTTAATGGGCTTATTTCTCATGGGAATTTTTCAACCGCAAATTCTGATGAAGGATCGCAAATTGAATATGAAATGGAAGCCTGCCGGATACCTGGGCTCCTTCGTATTTGGAATAGGCTTCTCGGCAGGCTGGTCTCCTTGTATAGGGCCTATCTTAGGCTCGATATTGCTGCTTGCTGCTAGCAACCAAGGAACATGGGCTGGTCTAACAGTGGCGTATTCACTCGGGTTTGCGGTTCCGTTCTTCATCCTTGCTTTTTTCCTTGGTACTGCCCGCTGGATATTAAAATATTCTAACATCATGATGAAAATAGGCGGTGTCATGATGATTCTAATGGGCATCCTGTTGTTTACCGACAGAATGACCTCAATCACCATTTGGCTGCAAGGAATTACACCAGCTTGGTTGGGTTAA
- the metG gene encoding methionine--tRNA ligase, whose translation MTEANKSFYITTPIYYPSDKLHIGHAYTTVAGDAMARYKRLRGYNVRYLTGTDEHGQKIERKAEEAGKTPQQFVDDIVVGIKELWSKLEITNDDFIRTTEPRHTKVVQGIFTKLLEQGDIYKGEYEGWYSISDETFYTETQLTDIVRNENGDVIGGKSPDSGHPVELVKEESYFFRMSKYADRLLAYYEENPDFIQPESRKTEMINNFIKPGLEDLAVSRTTFSWGVPVPGDPKHVIYVWIDALSNYITALGYGTDSDELFRQYWPASVHLMSKEIVRFHTIYWPIMMMALDLPVPEKVFAHGWLLMKDGKMSKSKGNVVDPVKLIEHFGLDAVRYYLLREVPFGADGAFTPEGFVERINYDLANDLGNLLNRTIAMIDKYFDGVLPNFELGITEFDGELEQTALSTIEKVEESLEKMEFSVALSAIWTLVGRTNKYIDETKPWTLAKEESSKPALASVMGHLAESLRIVSILIQPFLTHTPGLIWTQLGLEKGELTAWDSLHEFGNKLAGTKVSKGDPIFPRLDLAEEASWIVGMMSGGSVAAAPAVEAGADTAAEAGVAGNADDNAAGNDKALEPTPDLAPEISIDDFMKVELRVAQVIACEPIPKADKLLKLQLDLGFEVRQVVSGIAKFYKPEELIGRKVICVTNLKPVKLRGEMSKGMILAASQGDQLTLATVPEGMPNGALVK comes from the coding sequence ATGACGGAAGCGAACAAATCATTTTACATTACGACACCGATTTATTACCCAAGTGACAAGCTACATATCGGTCATGCTTATACGACTGTTGCTGGGGATGCGATGGCTCGTTACAAGCGTCTGCGCGGGTACAATGTGCGCTATTTAACGGGAACGGATGAGCATGGACAGAAGATCGAGCGCAAAGCTGAGGAAGCAGGCAAAACACCGCAGCAATTCGTGGACGATATCGTTGTAGGTATTAAAGAATTGTGGAGCAAGCTGGAAATTACTAATGATGACTTCATTCGCACAACAGAGCCTCGCCACACGAAGGTTGTCCAAGGCATTTTTACGAAGCTGTTAGAGCAAGGGGATATTTACAAAGGTGAGTACGAAGGCTGGTACAGCATATCGGATGAAACCTTCTACACGGAAACACAGCTGACAGATATTGTGCGCAACGAGAACGGTGACGTTATTGGGGGGAAAAGTCCTGATAGCGGGCATCCGGTAGAGCTTGTCAAAGAAGAGTCCTATTTCTTCCGAATGAGTAAATATGCAGACAGATTGCTTGCTTACTATGAAGAGAACCCTGATTTCATTCAGCCAGAATCACGCAAGACGGAAATGATCAACAATTTTATTAAGCCAGGCCTTGAAGATCTGGCTGTTTCCCGCACAACCTTTAGTTGGGGGGTTCCTGTTCCGGGTGATCCTAAGCATGTTATTTACGTATGGATCGATGCGCTTTCTAACTATATAACGGCACTCGGATATGGCACAGACTCGGATGAGCTTTTCCGTCAGTACTGGCCGGCCAGCGTGCATCTGATGAGCAAAGAGATTGTGCGGTTCCATACGATCTATTGGCCGATTATGATGATGGCGCTTGATCTTCCAGTGCCAGAGAAGGTATTCGCACATGGATGGCTTCTGATGAAGGACGGCAAGATGTCCAAATCTAAAGGCAATGTTGTTGATCCGGTTAAGCTTATCGAGCATTTCGGATTGGATGCTGTTCGTTATTACTTGCTTCGTGAAGTGCCGTTTGGTGCGGATGGTGCATTCACCCCGGAAGGCTTCGTAGAACGGATTAACTACGATCTTGCTAATGATCTTGGTAATCTACTCAATCGTACGATTGCAATGATTGACAAGTACTTTGATGGTGTTCTTCCGAATTTCGAGTTGGGGATTACAGAGTTTGATGGAGAGCTCGAGCAAACGGCACTCTCAACTATTGAGAAGGTAGAAGAGTCACTTGAGAAAATGGAGTTTTCTGTTGCGCTCAGCGCGATATGGACGCTCGTTGGCCGCACAAACAAGTATATTGACGAGACGAAGCCTTGGACGCTTGCTAAGGAAGAGTCTAGCAAACCAGCTTTGGCTTCCGTAATGGGGCATTTGGCAGAAAGCTTGAGGATCGTCTCTATTCTGATTCAACCTTTCCTAACCCACACTCCGGGTCTTATCTGGACACAGCTGGGGCTTGAAAAGGGTGAGTTAACGGCATGGGATAGCTTACATGAATTCGGAAATAAACTTGCTGGAACGAAGGTTAGCAAGGGTGATCCGATATTCCCTCGTTTGGACTTGGCGGAAGAGGCGTCTTGGATCGTTGGTATGATGTCCGGTGGATCAGTAGCTGCGGCACCAGCCGTTGAAGCTGGCGCGGATACAGCGGCTGAGGCTGGAGTGGCAGGGAATGCGGATGACAATGCAGCGGGCAATGATAAAGCCTTGGAGCCTACGCCTGATCTAGCACCGGAAATTAGTATCGACGATTTCATGAAGGTGGAGCTGCGTGTAGCACAGGTTATTGCCTGTGAACCGATTCCTAAGGCCGACAAGCTGCTTAAGCTGCAGCTCGATCTTGGCTTTGAAGTGAGACAGGTCGTATCAGGCATTGCTAAGTTTTATAAGCCAGAAGAGTTGATCGGTCGCAAGGTGATTTGCGTCACGAATCTTAAGCCGGTAAAGCTGCGTGGAGAAATGTCCAAAGGTATGATACTCGCCGCATCGCAAGGGGATCAATTAACTTTAGCAACTGTTCCAGAAGGTATGCCTAATGGCGCATTGGTGAAATAA